The Gemmatimonadaceae bacterium genome window below encodes:
- a CDS encoding RNA methyltransferase — MKLLSIARDLKRRRARERQTRFVAEGIRSVEELLRSPLTVDGALVSPALGATPRGAALLESMRAASVTILDVSQTDFASASSTDAPQGVLAIGQIPERDVSALTFTHRPRVLVLDGVQDPGNVGTLLRTAAAFGVDATLAMPDTVDLWNAKVVRSAMGALFRHQALACDWDAFDALRTTQHLQCWAADASGEPVDQVRGERAMALVVGNEGAGLSNQTRARADRRVAIPISADVESLNVAVAAGILLYQLRP, encoded by the coding sequence GTGAAGCTGCTTAGCATCGCGCGGGACCTGAAGCGCCGTCGGGCGCGCGAGCGCCAAACGCGGTTTGTCGCCGAGGGCATCCGAAGCGTCGAGGAATTATTGCGCTCACCTCTCACGGTGGACGGTGCGCTCGTCTCGCCGGCACTCGGCGCGACGCCGCGCGGTGCCGCGCTCCTCGAGTCGATGCGCGCCGCGAGCGTGACAATCCTCGACGTCAGCCAAACGGACTTTGCGAGCGCATCCAGCACCGATGCTCCTCAAGGCGTCCTCGCCATTGGCCAGATTCCCGAGCGCGATGTGTCAGCGCTGACGTTCACCCACCGCCCTCGCGTGCTGGTCCTGGATGGCGTACAGGATCCCGGCAACGTCGGCACCCTGCTCCGAACCGCTGCCGCGTTCGGCGTCGACGCCACGCTCGCCATGCCTGACACGGTTGACCTGTGGAATGCCAAAGTCGTCCGTAGCGCAATGGGCGCGCTGTTCAGGCACCAGGCGCTCGCGTGCGACTGGGACGCATTCGACGCCTTACGGACCACGCAACACCTGCAATGTTGGGCCGCGGATGCTTCGGGTGAGCCCGTCGATCAGGTACGGGGCGAGCGCGCGATGGCGCTTGTCGTCGGCAACGAAGGCGCGGGTCTCTCGAACCAGACGCGCGCGCGCGCCGACCGGCGCGTCGCCATTCCGATTTCCGCGGACGTCGAGTCGCTCAACGTTGCCGTCGCAGCGGGCATTCTCCTCTACCAACTCCGTCCGTGA
- a CDS encoding AAA family ATPase codes for MLGSDDQALARTTRDLTAEARAGRLETVRCRDDEIARVIDILLRQSKNNPALVGPAGVGKTAIAEGLAQRIASGDVPLALRQVKLLALDHVALLAGTMYRGQYEERLRDIVSAASSDPNIILFIDELHNLIGQGTAMGAAMDAANMLKPALVRGEFRVIGATTQDEYDHWVRGDPALERRFQKITVRELSVEQTLEVLHARKERLERHHNVAIAEEALMASVALTDRYITDRARPDRAIDALDEACAHTQAIARYPTDLEAMIVERRHLVRLAERDVVAAPRPAPSPVMEDGTPVDDPIERMARGGIAALERFGAELEAAFTGQRAATPAPAAAGASAQQPPNGQSAPAPERGPRVVPAARSRLAALETELQRRLIDAGLVVRGHDVARVVAVATGLDVQWTP; via the coding sequence GTGCTCGGCTCTGATGATCAGGCGCTCGCGCGCACCACACGCGATTTGACGGCGGAGGCTCGTGCCGGCCGCCTCGAGACCGTGCGCTGCCGCGACGACGAAATCGCGCGCGTCATCGACATCCTGTTGCGCCAGAGCAAGAACAACCCAGCGTTAGTCGGGCCGGCCGGCGTCGGCAAGACCGCCATCGCCGAGGGGCTCGCCCAACGGATTGCATCGGGCGACGTGCCGCTCGCGCTGCGCCAGGTCAAACTGCTCGCGCTCGATCACGTCGCGCTGCTCGCCGGTACGATGTATCGGGGCCAATACGAGGAGCGCTTGCGCGACATCGTCAGTGCGGCGTCGTCCGATCCGAACATCATTCTGTTCATCGATGAATTGCACAACCTGATCGGGCAGGGCACCGCGATGGGCGCGGCGATGGATGCGGCGAACATGCTCAAGCCGGCGCTCGTCCGCGGCGAGTTTCGCGTGATCGGCGCGACCACACAGGACGAGTACGATCACTGGGTGCGCGGCGATCCGGCGCTCGAGCGGCGCTTCCAGAAAATCACGGTGCGCGAGCTGTCGGTGGAGCAGACGCTCGAAGTGCTGCACGCGCGCAAAGAGCGGCTCGAGCGGCACCACAATGTGGCGATCGCCGAAGAAGCGCTCATGGCAAGCGTGGCGCTCACGGACAGGTACATCACCGATCGCGCGCGCCCCGACCGTGCGATCGACGCGCTCGATGAAGCCTGCGCGCACACGCAAGCCATCGCGCGCTATCCCACCGATCTCGAGGCGATGATCGTGGAGCGCCGCCACCTGGTGCGGCTGGCCGAGCGCGATGTGGTCGCGGCGCCGCGTCCGGCGCCGAGCCCGGTGATGGAGGATGGCACGCCGGTAGACGACCCGATCGAGCGGATGGCGCGCGGCGGCATCGCCGCGCTCGAGCGCTTCGGCGCGGAGCTCGAGGCCGCATTCACTGGGCAGCGCGCCGCGACGCCTGCGCCGGCGGCCGCCGGCGCGTCGGCGCAGCAGCCGCCTAACGGACAGTCCGCGCCGGCGCCGGAGCGCGGGCCGCGCGTCGTCCCGGCGGCGCGCTCGCGGCTCGCCGCGCTCGAGACCGAGCTCCAGCGCCGTCTGATCGACGCCGGCCTCGTCGTGCGCGGACACGACGTCGCGCGCGTGGTCGCCGTGGCCACCGGACTCGACGTGCAATGGACGCCCTGA
- a CDS encoding M48 family metallopeptidase: MLLCGCATMSTQQEVQMGQQQSAEINKQLPIIQDAEVNRYVNTLGDSIAKLSDNRNLEWHFYVVNSPEVNAFAVPGGYIYVNRGLIEQADKMDELAGVLGHEIGHVIHRHSVKLMQKEEGASVGLAVGCILTNVCKDPTTGAAINVAGTAVFAKFSREDEQQADESAVTYVTRAGIDPHGLPEMFQKMLSEQKSNPSAVENWFADHPSDQSRIADTQRLIDKIDPSVLKGLTQDTQAFHDFQNRVKGLPKP; this comes from the coding sequence GTGCTGCTCTGCGGTTGCGCGACGATGTCGACGCAGCAGGAAGTTCAGATGGGCCAGCAGCAGTCGGCGGAGATCAACAAACAGCTCCCGATCATCCAGGACGCCGAGGTCAACCGGTATGTGAATACGCTCGGCGATTCCATTGCGAAGCTATCGGACAATCGGAACCTGGAGTGGCATTTCTACGTGGTGAATAGCCCGGAAGTGAACGCGTTCGCCGTTCCCGGCGGGTACATCTACGTGAACAGGGGACTGATCGAGCAGGCGGACAAGATGGACGAGCTGGCAGGGGTATTGGGCCATGAGATCGGCCACGTGATTCACCGTCACTCGGTGAAGCTAATGCAGAAGGAGGAAGGCGCCAGCGTTGGATTGGCCGTGGGCTGCATCCTGACCAACGTCTGCAAGGATCCGACGACGGGCGCGGCGATCAACGTCGCCGGAACCGCGGTGTTCGCAAAGTTCAGCCGGGAAGACGAGCAGCAGGCAGACGAGAGCGCCGTGACGTACGTGACGCGTGCGGGCATCGATCCGCATGGGCTGCCGGAGATGTTTCAGAAGATGCTGTCGGAGCAGAAGTCGAATCCGTCGGCCGTGGAAAACTGGTTCGCGGATCACCCGAGCGACCAGAGCCGCATCGCGGATACCCAGCGGCTCATCGACAAAATCGATCCCTCGGTGCTCAAAGGCCTAACGCAAGACACGCAGGCGTTCCACGATTTTCAGAACCGGGTGAAGGGACTGCCCAAGCCTTAG
- a CDS encoding prepilin peptidase, with protein MIQGSAAGVSVLSGVSAFVLGAIFGSFLNVCVARWPKELSVVSPRSRCPRCGHQITWWENIPIVSWLLLRAKCRGCKQPISAVYPLVELVVALGWLAALLEFGPTLTALRVAVFGTILLGIMLTDATAYVIPDGFTAFGVVWALVMAIAAAVMRETSVFANLYDSAIGACVGAGVIAIAGWLGEMAFKKEAMGFGDVTLMAMVGAHLGIGRTFLTVFFGAALGAVIFLLVVFPIGYVRSRRAGVEFDAPLVPFGVFLAPAAMIALLWGGPLINWYRGLTGL; from the coding sequence GTGATTCAAGGCTCCGCCGCCGGTGTTTCGGTCTTGTCGGGCGTTTCCGCCTTCGTGCTTGGCGCCATCTTCGGCTCCTTCCTCAACGTGTGCGTCGCGAGGTGGCCGAAAGAGCTGTCGGTGGTGAGTCCGCGCTCCCGCTGTCCGCGGTGCGGGCACCAGATCACGTGGTGGGAAAACATTCCGATAGTGAGCTGGCTGCTGCTGCGGGCAAAGTGCCGCGGCTGCAAGCAACCGATCTCCGCCGTGTATCCGTTGGTCGAGCTGGTGGTTGCGTTGGGCTGGCTGGCCGCGCTGCTCGAATTCGGCCCCACGCTCACGGCGCTTCGCGTCGCGGTATTCGGCACGATCCTGCTCGGCATCATGCTCACCGATGCGACGGCGTATGTCATCCCCGATGGGTTCACGGCGTTCGGGGTGGTCTGGGCGCTGGTGATGGCCATTGCAGCCGCCGTGATGCGCGAAACTTCGGTGTTCGCCAACCTGTATGATTCAGCGATAGGGGCGTGTGTCGGCGCGGGCGTGATCGCCATCGCCGGATGGCTGGGCGAGATGGCGTTCAAGAAGGAAGCGATGGGATTTGGCGACGTGACGCTCATGGCAATGGTGGGTGCGCATTTGGGCATCGGGCGCACGTTCCTCACGGTATTTTTCGGTGCCGCGCTGGGCGCGGTCATTTTCTTGTTGGTGGTGTTTCCGATCGGGTACGTGCGCAGCCGGCGTGCCGGTGTGGAGTTCGACGCGCCGCTCGTTCCATTCGGCGTGTTTCTGGCCCCGGCGGCCATGATCGCGCTTTTGTGGGGCGGTCCGCTCATCAACTGGTATCGAGGACTCACGGGACTCTAA